Proteins from a genomic interval of Sporomusaceae bacterium:
- a CDS encoding methyl-accepting chemotaxis protein, which translates to MAEELTGSEIIDMFAKIAPYLNDVLATDVGVTIARDGKYALYIPASDLDLKTKVGEPVLAGATKQALETGKQVVKLITKEKSSYGVAYVANAMPFKDGNRVAGCVTTTQSVNALDKVTSISGELAASSEELTAGMEELASRAVEVSHACKRLDELGRNLSSAAQQTDEIVAFIRNVAGQTNLLGLNAAIEAARVGDAGRGFGVVAEEVRKLAEVSGDSVKRIAGSLSNIRAAIHTLSQEIDVIDQSVGGQTSGIDEMAKASQALAMMATQLSGAAREMYQITD; encoded by the coding sequence ATGGCAGAAGAGCTGACGGGCAGCGAGATTATCGATATGTTCGCCAAGATCGCGCCGTACCTCAACGATGTGTTGGCTACCGACGTGGGCGTGACCATCGCCCGCGACGGCAAGTATGCCCTGTACATTCCGGCGTCCGATCTCGACCTTAAGACGAAAGTCGGCGAGCCGGTGCTGGCCGGCGCGACCAAACAGGCTTTGGAGACCGGTAAGCAGGTGGTGAAGCTGATTACGAAGGAGAAGTCGTCTTACGGTGTGGCCTATGTCGCCAACGCGATGCCTTTCAAGGACGGCAACCGGGTGGCCGGCTGTGTGACGACTACCCAGAGTGTCAATGCGCTCGACAAGGTTACTTCGATTTCCGGCGAGCTTGCGGCGTCGTCCGAGGAACTGACCGCCGGGATGGAGGAACTGGCCAGCCGGGCGGTGGAAGTGTCGCACGCATGTAAGCGCCTGGACGAGCTGGGTAGAAATCTGTCATCGGCGGCTCAGCAGACAGACGAGATTGTCGCTTTCATCCGCAATGTGGCCGGGCAGACCAACCTGCTGGGTCTGAACGCGGCAATCGAGGCGGCGCGCGTGGGCGATGCCGGGCGTGGCTTCGGCGTGGTGGCCGAGGAGGTGCGCAAGCTGGCCGAAGTGAGCGGCGACTCGGTGAAGCGCATCGCCGGCTCACTGAGCAATATCCGGGCGGCCATCCATACTTTGTCGCAGGAGATCGACGTAATCGACCAAAGTGTCGGCGGCCAGACGTCGGGTATCGACGAGATGGCCAAGGCCAGTCAGGCGCTGGCGATGATGGCCACCCAACTTTCCGGGGCGGCCAGGGAGATGTATCAGATTACCGATTGA
- a CDS encoding G5 domain-containing protein: MSGLKTISLRKLGANLDRGRTLLVVALIITSLVITGAVWASKNVVVVADGKRTTIYTVHDNPEDILRQTGIYLASKDEFRMSTAKVTEGTVLTVYRAVPVEVIFKDRTRVVLTGQPTVGEVAASLGYGPGHGRTEPAESTPVQPMMKLRIISLTESLVTRKVPVPPPVVRQPDGTLERGLEEVLDEGEEGLKEATVKLHYEDGAQTATTTVTEKVLLEPKPQILRVGTRETVSTSRGTMRFKRVYSMEATAYLPTDGGGHGITASGLAARHGIVAVDPSVIPLGTRVYVPGYGLALAADTGSAIIGNRIDLCIEDYNTAWRFGRQTVKVYVLAD; encoded by the coding sequence ATGAGTGGCTTAAAAACCATAAGTTTACGTAAGCTTGGGGCCAATCTTGATAGGGGCAGGACGCTGCTTGTCGTTGCTCTTATCATAACATCGCTGGTGATTACAGGAGCTGTCTGGGCAAGCAAAAACGTTGTTGTTGTGGCCGACGGCAAGAGGACCACCATATATACTGTCCATGATAATCCCGAAGATATTTTGCGCCAGACGGGAATTTATCTCGCCAGCAAGGACGAGTTCCGGATGTCTACCGCCAAGGTGACGGAGGGAACGGTTCTCACGGTTTACCGGGCTGTTCCGGTAGAGGTGATTTTCAAAGACCGCACGCGGGTTGTGCTTACCGGCCAGCCCACTGTGGGCGAGGTGGCGGCCAGCCTGGGATACGGTCCCGGCCACGGCCGCACGGAGCCCGCCGAGTCGACGCCTGTACAGCCGATGATGAAGTTGCGGATTATTTCGCTGACGGAGAGCCTGGTTACCCGCAAGGTGCCGGTCCCGCCGCCGGTGGTCCGCCAGCCTGACGGCACGCTGGAACGGGGCCTGGAAGAGGTTCTTGATGAAGGCGAGGAAGGCCTGAAGGAGGCTACCGTAAAGCTGCATTACGAAGATGGCGCCCAAACGGCCACCACTACGGTGACGGAAAAGGTGCTGTTGGAGCCCAAGCCGCAGATTCTGCGGGTGGGTACCCGCGAGACGGTTAGTACGTCGCGGGGAACGATGCGCTTTAAGAGAGTGTATTCGATGGAGGCGACGGCTTATCTGCCTACCGACGGCGGCGGCCACGGGATTACGGCCAGCGGCCTCGCGGCCCGGCACGGCATCGTGGCGGTCGATCCGTCCGTCATCCCGCTCGGCACCCGCGTTTATGTGCCCGGTTACGGGCTGGCGCTGGCGGCCGATACCGGCAGCGCGATCATCGGCAACAGAATCGACCTGTGCATCGAAGATTATAACACCGCCTGGCGTTTTGGGCGGCAGACGGTCAAGGTGTACGTACTGGCCGATTAA
- the rnmV gene encoding ribonuclease M5 produces MIREVIVVEGKKDVAAVKRAVEAECLVTGGFSLSRHLLAQIEAAYGRSGIIILTDPDSAGERIRKVLSARFPAAKHAFVPREAATAADDIGIERASAEAIRAALAKARCHEWQPQAVFAMEDLHAAGLAASPAAAARRAALGETLGIGYANAKTFLRRLNNYGVTRAEFSAAAAAMEAGDA; encoded by the coding sequence GTGATCCGGGAAGTGATCGTGGTCGAAGGCAAGAAAGACGTGGCGGCGGTAAAACGGGCCGTGGAGGCGGAATGCCTGGTGACGGGCGGGTTTAGCCTCTCCCGGCATCTGCTCGCGCAGATCGAGGCTGCTTACGGCCGCAGCGGCATTATCATCCTTACCGATCCGGACAGCGCCGGCGAACGGATTCGCAAGGTGTTGTCCGCGCGTTTTCCGGCGGCCAAGCACGCGTTTGTGCCGCGGGAGGCGGCTACCGCCGCCGACGATATAGGCATCGAGCGGGCGTCGGCGGAGGCGATTAGGGCAGCGCTGGCGAAGGCCCGTTGCCATGAATGGCAGCCGCAGGCGGTATTCGCGATGGAGGATTTGCATGCCGCGGGGCTGGCGGCGTCGCCTGCGGCCGCCGCGAGACGGGCCGCGCTTGGGGAAACGCTCGGGATCGGCTATGCCAACGCCAAGACTTTTTTACGCCGTCTTAACAATTACGGGGTGACGAGGGCGGAATTTTCGGCAGCGGCGGCTGCGATGGAGGCCGGAGATGCTTAA